Proteins from a single region of Verrucosispora sp. NA02020:
- a CDS encoding TIGR03557 family F420-dependent LLM class oxidoreductase, which translates to MKIGYFLSTEEYPPEQLLAQAQAAERAGFQALWISDHYHPWTDAQGQAPFVWSMIGALSQTCRLPVTTAVTCPTVRIHPAVLAQAAATSAVLHSGRFVLGVGSGEALNEHILGDHWPQAGVRLEMLEEAVEVMRKLWDGGFVNHYGKHYRVEHARIYTLPETPPPIYVSAFGPKAVDLAARIGDGFVNTMPDAELVSRFRDNGGGEKPCQAGFKAAYAPTVEEGMRLAYERWPTEAIPGELLQVLPSPRHFEQAARLVDPEAMREAFVCGNDADAHLAKIDAYAKAGFDEVYVANTGPDWQGLMDLYQRDVLPRLP; encoded by the coding sequence ATGAAGATCGGCTACTTCCTGTCCACTGAGGAGTATCCGCCGGAGCAGTTGCTGGCGCAGGCGCAGGCCGCCGAACGCGCCGGCTTCCAGGCGCTCTGGATCTCCGACCACTATCACCCCTGGACGGACGCACAGGGCCAGGCCCCGTTCGTCTGGTCGATGATCGGCGCGTTGAGCCAGACCTGCCGCCTGCCGGTCACCACGGCGGTGACGTGTCCCACCGTCCGCATCCACCCGGCGGTGCTGGCCCAGGCGGCGGCGACCAGCGCGGTGCTGCACTCCGGGCGGTTCGTGCTCGGGGTGGGCTCCGGCGAGGCACTCAACGAGCACATCCTCGGCGACCACTGGCCGCAGGCCGGCGTCCGGCTGGAGATGCTGGAGGAGGCGGTCGAGGTGATGCGGAAACTGTGGGACGGGGGCTTCGTCAACCACTACGGCAAGCACTACCGGGTGGAGCACGCGCGGATCTACACGCTGCCCGAGACGCCTCCGCCGATCTACGTCTCCGCCTTCGGCCCCAAGGCGGTGGACCTGGCCGCCCGGATCGGCGACGGCTTCGTCAACACCATGCCCGACGCCGAGCTGGTGAGCCGGTTCCGGGACAACGGCGGCGGAGAGAAGCCGTGCCAGGCGGGTTTCAAGGCGGCGTACGCGCCGACCGTGGAGGAGGGTATGCGGCTGGCGTACGAGCGCTGGCCGACCGAGGCGATCCCGGGTGAACTGTTGCAGGTGCTGCCCTCGCCCCGGCACTTCGAGCAGGCCGCCCGACTGGTCGACCCGGAGGCGATGCGCGAGGCGTTCGTCTGCGGCAACGACGCCGACGCACACCTGGCGAAGATCGACGCGTACGCGAAGGCCGGTTTCGACGAGGTCTACGTCGCCAACACCGGGCCGGACTGGCAGGGGCTGATGGACCTGTACCAGCGCGACGTGCTACCCCGACTGCCCTGA
- a CDS encoding glycoside hydrolase family 3 protein, which translates to MSERQRANLQRANGNLAALAAAVLQPGFVGTVPPAWVCRWLGDGLGAVVLFSRNVVDPEQVAALTAGLRAERPDVIVAIDEEAGDVTRIESGRGSTRPGNFALGVVDDPALTEEVARDLGVELAALGVTLDYAPDADVNSNPDNPVIGVRSFGADPSVVARHTTAWVHGLQSGGVAACAKHFPGHGDTRVDSHHDLPRISGDRDRLDAVELAPFRAAVEAGVQAVMTGHLLVPALDPELPATLSTRILGGVLREEMGFNGVVVTDAVEMQAVAGRYGLAGAAVRALAAGVDAICVGGEHADEETARHLRDAIVDAVVAGDLPEERLAEAAKRVGQLAAWTVAARTAGGRVPVPAGGSGVGLVAARRALRVTRADGGVALPLAAPAHVVEFQPPHNIAIGAETPWGVAAPLTALVPGTTSARYARGEVPADPALGAAGRPLVLVVRDLHRHDWMRAAVDRVLADRPDAVVVELGVPALVTGAVHVATHGATRAAGRAVAELLGGTAVTRGW; encoded by the coding sequence ATGAGCGAGCGTCAGCGAGCGAATCTTCAGCGAGCGAACGGGAATCTGGCGGCGTTGGCCGCCGCGGTCCTGCAACCCGGGTTCGTCGGCACCGTACCGCCCGCGTGGGTCTGCCGCTGGCTCGGCGACGGCCTCGGCGCGGTGGTGTTGTTCAGCCGCAACGTCGTCGACCCGGAGCAGGTGGCGGCGCTCACCGCCGGGCTGCGGGCGGAGCGGCCGGACGTGATCGTGGCGATCGACGAGGAGGCGGGCGACGTCACCCGCATCGAGTCGGGTCGGGGCAGCACCCGGCCAGGCAACTTCGCTCTCGGCGTGGTGGACGACCCGGCCCTGACCGAGGAGGTCGCCCGCGACCTGGGTGTCGAACTCGCCGCGCTGGGCGTGACCCTGGACTACGCGCCGGACGCCGACGTCAACTCCAATCCGGACAATCCGGTGATCGGCGTCCGCTCGTTCGGTGCCGATCCGTCCGTGGTGGCCCGGCACACCACCGCCTGGGTGCACGGACTCCAGTCGGGCGGCGTGGCGGCCTGCGCCAAGCACTTCCCGGGGCACGGCGACACCCGGGTGGACTCCCATCACGACCTGCCCCGGATCAGCGGGGACCGGGATCGGCTGGACGCCGTCGAGCTGGCCCCGTTCCGGGCCGCCGTCGAAGCGGGCGTGCAGGCGGTGATGACCGGGCACCTGCTGGTGCCGGCGCTGGATCCGGAGCTGCCGGCGACGCTGAGCACCCGGATCCTGGGCGGCGTGCTCCGCGAGGAGATGGGCTTCAACGGCGTGGTGGTGACCGACGCGGTGGAGATGCAGGCGGTCGCCGGCCGGTACGGCCTCGCCGGTGCGGCGGTGCGGGCGTTGGCCGCCGGGGTGGACGCGATCTGTGTCGGCGGTGAGCACGCCGACGAGGAGACGGCCCGGCACCTGCGCGACGCCATCGTGGACGCGGTCGTGGCCGGGGACCTGCCGGAGGAGCGGCTGGCCGAGGCGGCGAAGCGGGTCGGTCAGCTCGCAGCCTGGACGGTGGCCGCCCGGACGGCCGGTGGACGTGTCCCGGTGCCGGCCGGCGGGTCGGGCGTCGGGCTGGTCGCCGCGCGGCGGGCGCTCCGGGTCACCCGTGCCGACGGGGGTGTCGCGCTGCCGTTGGCCGCCCCCGCGCACGTGGTCGAGTTCCAGCCGCCGCACAACATCGCGATCGGGGCCGAGACCCCGTGGGGAGTGGCCGCGCCGTTGACCGCGCTGGTGCCGGGCACCACCAGTGCCCGTTACGCGCGGGGCGAGGTGCCGGCCGACCCGGCCTTGGGCGCCGCCGGCCGACCGCTCGTCCTGGTGGTGCGCGACCTGCACCGGCACGACTGGATGCGGGCTGCCGTCGACCGGGTACTGGCGGACCGGCCCGACGCCGTGGTGGTGGAGTTGGGGGTGCCCGCACTGGTCACAGGCGCGGTGCACGTCGCCACGCACGGGGCCACCCGGGCCGCCGGTCGGGCCGTGGCCGAGCTGCTGGGTGGGACCGCCGTCACGCGGGGCTGGTGA
- a CDS encoding GNAT family N-acetyltransferase, with protein sequence MLVEENAAKHRYEILVDDALAGFTTYLPRGEALVFTHTEVDPAFQNRGVGTALMRGTLDQVRAQGQRVVPQCPFMHAYIERHPEYADLVTSPA encoded by the coding sequence ATGCTGGTCGAGGAGAACGCCGCCAAGCACCGTTACGAGATCCTGGTCGACGACGCGCTGGCCGGGTTCACCACATATCTTCCCCGGGGGGAGGCGCTGGTCTTCACGCACACCGAGGTGGACCCGGCCTTCCAGAACAGGGGCGTCGGCACGGCACTGATGCGCGGCACCCTGGACCAGGTCCGCGCCCAGGGGCAGCGGGTGGTGCCGCAGTGCCCGTTCATGCACGCCTACATCGAGCGCCATCCCGAGTACGCGGACCTGGTCACCAGCCCCGCGTGA
- a CDS encoding DUF1206 domain-containing protein — translation MSLTRNAEATAARTADSRWLELLARAGFIGYGIVHLLFGWLALQIAFGNSSDDGDQSGALRTLAAQPMGTFVVIAIAVGMVAMAIWQALEAAVGHQTESGNDRIKERVFSAARAVIYLWLAWTAWKVFSNANSDSASQQEEMTARLMESTGGRWLVGLAGLVLIGVGVGMFIYGVKKKFMKRLKTGEMNAKTTQLARRLGMAGYTARGSAFAVTGVLVVLAAVNYDPEKARGLDAALRTLRDQAFGTILLSLVGLGIAAFGLYCFLQARYRKV, via the coding sequence ATGTCTCTCACCCGGAACGCCGAAGCCACCGCCGCCCGTACGGCCGACAGCCGGTGGCTGGAACTCCTCGCCCGGGCCGGTTTCATCGGCTACGGGATCGTGCACCTGTTGTTCGGTTGGTTGGCGTTGCAGATCGCATTCGGCAACTCCTCCGACGACGGTGACCAGTCCGGCGCGCTGCGGACACTCGCCGCGCAGCCGATGGGCACATTCGTGGTCATCGCCATCGCCGTCGGCATGGTCGCCATGGCGATCTGGCAGGCCCTCGAAGCCGCCGTCGGGCACCAGACCGAGAGCGGCAACGACCGGATCAAGGAGCGGGTCTTCTCCGCCGCCCGCGCGGTCATCTACCTCTGGCTGGCCTGGACGGCCTGGAAGGTCTTCTCCAACGCCAACTCCGACAGCGCCTCCCAGCAGGAGGAGATGACGGCCCGTCTGATGGAGTCGACCGGCGGTCGGTGGCTGGTCGGTCTCGCCGGCCTGGTCCTCATCGGTGTCGGCGTCGGCATGTTCATCTACGGCGTCAAGAAGAAGTTCATGAAGCGGCTGAAGACCGGCGAGATGAACGCCAAGACCACCCAGCTCGCCCGGCGGCTCGGCATGGCCGGCTACACCGCCCGGGGCAGCGCGTTCGCGGTGACCGGAGTGCTGGTCGTGCTGGCCGCGGTCAACTACGACCCGGAGAAGGCCCGGGGCCTGGACGCCGCCCTGCGGACGCTGCGGGACCAGGCGTTCGGCACCATCCTGCTGTCGCTCGTCGGCCTGGGCATCGCCGCCTTCGGCCTGTACTGCTTCCTCCAGGCCCGCTACCGCAAGGTCTGA
- a CDS encoding mechanosensitive ion channel family protein, whose product MHSYLVTVVAALAAAAIAIAVVEVVHRSIRRWGHRSRLLMELTEHAHRSFQIAATVLAVQFAVRFSTGYAVGTGWRQALLHMLVLAVIAATAWLVTSLLVVVEDTALARFRVDVPDNRHARRVRTQVVMLRRVTIVVIVVLTVGVMLMTFPAVRGIGAGVLTSAGVVGIVAALAAQSLLGNVFAGLQLAFSDAVRLDDVVVVEGEWGRIEELTLSYVVVQIWDDRRLILPTSYFTSTPFQNWTRTEAAVLGTAEFDVDWSLPVQAMREELRRLVEGTELWDGRVCVLQVTDATGGMVKLRALVSAASAGALWDLRCLVREHMVAWVRDQRPTALPRLRTEVGDGAGSLPWQWVNPKRRVRRFEDGEVPDDARLFGGSDDGDARSEAFVGPDEPVEARR is encoded by the coding sequence GTGCACAGCTACCTCGTGACGGTCGTCGCCGCGCTCGCCGCGGCGGCGATCGCCATCGCCGTGGTCGAGGTGGTGCATCGCTCGATCCGGCGGTGGGGCCACCGGTCACGACTCCTGATGGAGTTGACCGAGCACGCCCACCGCTCGTTCCAGATCGCGGCCACCGTGCTGGCCGTGCAGTTCGCCGTCCGGTTCAGCACCGGCTACGCGGTCGGCACCGGGTGGCGGCAGGCGCTGCTGCACATGCTGGTGCTCGCGGTCATCGCGGCCACCGCCTGGCTGGTCACCTCGCTGCTGGTGGTAGTGGAGGACACCGCGCTGGCCCGGTTCCGGGTGGACGTGCCGGACAACCGGCACGCCCGCCGGGTCCGCACCCAGGTCGTCATGCTGCGCCGGGTGACCATCGTGGTGATCGTGGTGCTCACCGTCGGCGTGATGCTGATGACGTTCCCGGCCGTCCGCGGCATCGGTGCCGGTGTGCTGACCAGCGCCGGTGTGGTCGGTATCGTCGCCGCGCTGGCCGCGCAGAGCCTGCTCGGCAACGTCTTCGCGGGCCTGCAACTCGCCTTCAGCGACGCGGTCCGTCTGGACGACGTGGTCGTGGTCGAGGGGGAGTGGGGCCGGATCGAGGAGCTGACCCTCAGCTACGTGGTGGTGCAGATCTGGGACGACCGACGGTTGATCCTGCCCACCTCCTACTTCACCAGCACCCCGTTCCAGAACTGGACGCGGACCGAGGCGGCGGTGCTCGGCACGGCGGAGTTCGACGTCGACTGGTCGCTCCCGGTGCAGGCGATGCGGGAGGAGTTGCGTCGCCTGGTCGAGGGCACCGAGCTCTGGGACGGTCGGGTCTGCGTACTTCAGGTGACGGACGCGACCGGCGGCATGGTCAAGCTGCGGGCGTTGGTGAGCGCCGCCAGCGCCGGCGCGTTGTGGGACCTGCGCTGCCTGGTCCGCGAGCACATGGTGGCCTGGGTACGCGACCAGCGGCCCACCGCGTTGCCACGGCTGCGGACCGAGGTCGGTGACGGTGCCGGCTCGCTGCCGTGGCAGTGGGTGAACCCCAAGCGGCGGGTCCGCCGCTTCGAGGACGGGGAGGTCCCCGACGACGCCCGCCTCTTCGGCGGCAGCGACGACGGCGACGCCCGCAGCGAAGCCTTCGTCGGTCCCGACGAGCCCGTCGAGGCGCGTCGCTGA
- a CDS encoding phage holin family protein: MADVADVRTSHNGSEPSTAELVQRATEQVSRLVRDELALARAELTEKGKHAGIGVGLLAGGGALAFLGLGALITAAILLLALVLPAWAAALIVAAVVFLIAGVLALLGKKQVSQAVPPVPQATVQSLRADVDVVSAAVKDRGRA; this comes from the coding sequence ATGGCTGACGTGGCTGACGTCCGTACATCCCACAACGGAAGCGAGCCCTCCACCGCCGAGCTGGTCCAGCGGGCGACGGAGCAGGTGTCTCGCCTGGTCCGGGACGAGCTCGCGCTGGCCCGTGCGGAGCTGACAGAGAAGGGCAAGCACGCGGGTATCGGCGTCGGCCTGCTGGCCGGCGGCGGCGCACTGGCCTTCCTGGGTCTCGGCGCGCTGATCACCGCCGCGATCCTGCTGCTGGCCCTGGTCCTACCGGCGTGGGCGGCCGCGCTCATCGTGGCGGCGGTCGTCTTCCTGATCGCCGGCGTCCTCGCGCTGCTCGGCAAGAAGCAGGTCAGCCAGGCGGTGCCGCCGGTGCCGCAGGCGACCGTGCAGAGCCTGCGGGCCGACGTGGACGTGGTCAGCGCGGCGGTGAAGGACAGGGGACGGGCATGA
- a CDS encoding DUF3618 domain-containing protein, which produces MTHNGTRNGHGNGTGDPDALRAEIRRTRVELGETVEALAAKADVKKRLKSSADQARERVREQAALTVARVRGQAALTHPPVRGRHGPAPFVALAAGAIVTAVVLMIIRGRRG; this is translated from the coding sequence ATGACACACAACGGGACGCGCAACGGGCACGGCAACGGGACCGGTGACCCTGACGCGCTGCGGGCGGAGATCCGGCGGACCCGGGTCGAGCTGGGCGAGACGGTGGAGGCGCTGGCCGCCAAGGCCGACGTCAAGAAGCGGTTGAAGTCCTCGGCGGACCAGGCCCGCGAGCGGGTCCGGGAGCAGGCGGCGTTGACCGTCGCCCGGGTCCGTGGCCAGGCGGCGCTGACCCATCCGCCGGTGCGGGGACGGCACGGTCCGGCGCCGTTCGTCGCCCTCGCGGCGGGTGCGATCGTGACCGCCGTGGTGCTGATGATCATTCGAGGGAGGCGTGGGTGA
- a CDS encoding DUF4235 domain-containing protein translates to MSKGLSKVAYRPVGIVAGIAAGALAGAIFRQVWKMTAGDGDAPDPVDEDRHWGEILAAAALQGAIFSVVRAAVDRGGAVGVRRLTGRWPD, encoded by the coding sequence GTGAGCAAGGGGTTGAGCAAGGTCGCCTACCGGCCGGTGGGCATCGTGGCCGGCATCGCCGCGGGTGCGCTCGCGGGTGCCATCTTCCGGCAGGTGTGGAAGATGACCGCCGGCGACGGTGACGCCCCCGATCCCGTCGACGAGGACCGCCACTGGGGCGAGATCCTCGCGGCGGCGGCGTTGCAGGGCGCCATCTTCTCCGTCGTCCGGGCGGCCGTGGACCGTGGCGGCGCGGTGGGCGTACGCCGGTTGACCGGCCGCTGGCCCGACTAG
- a CDS encoding cold-shock protein, which produces MAQGTVKWFNADKGFGFITVDGGGADVFVHFSAIQSSGYRSLEENQRVEFEIAQGQKGPQAEQVRPL; this is translated from the coding sequence ATGGCGCAGGGAACCGTGAAGTGGTTCAACGCTGACAAGGGCTTCGGCTTCATCACCGTCGACGGCGGGGGTGCTGACGTGTTCGTCCACTTCTCGGCCATCCAGTCCAGCGGCTACCGGTCGCTGGAGGAGAACCAGCGGGTGGAGTTCGAGATCGCCCAGGGCCAGAAGGGTCCGCAGGCCGAGCAGGTCCGCCCCCTCTGA
- a CDS encoding aldo/keto reductase, translated as MEQRTFPRMGRQVGVVGLGAWQLGADWGTVTEDDAMAVLDAAVDAGITFLDTADVYGDGRSEQLIGRYLAAHPDAGLTVATKMGRRVAQTPDAYILDNFRDWTDRSRANLGVDTLDLVQLHCPPTPVFATDAVFDALDTLVAEKRIAAYGVSVETCDEALTAIARPGVSSVQIILNALRHKPLEQVLPAASAAGVGVIARVPLASGLLSGRYDERTTFAADDHRSFNRHGEAFDVGETFSGVDYTLGLEAVRRLAPLVGDDRTMAQFALRWVLDQHGVTVVIPGARDADQARGNAVVAGQRPLSTDEQAAVAAVYDELIRPQVHQRW; from the coding sequence ATGGAGCAACGCACCTTCCCCCGGATGGGCCGACAGGTCGGCGTGGTCGGGCTCGGCGCCTGGCAGCTCGGCGCCGACTGGGGCACGGTCACCGAGGACGACGCCATGGCGGTGCTGGACGCCGCGGTCGACGCCGGCATCACCTTCCTGGACACCGCCGACGTCTATGGCGACGGCCGCAGCGAGCAGCTCATCGGGCGGTACCTGGCGGCCCACCCGGACGCCGGGCTGACGGTGGCCACCAAGATGGGGCGTCGGGTGGCACAGACCCCCGATGCGTACATTCTGGACAATTTCCGTGACTGGACCGATCGTTCGCGGGCCAACCTCGGCGTCGACACGCTGGACCTGGTGCAGTTGCACTGCCCGCCGACGCCCGTGTTCGCCACCGACGCGGTCTTCGACGCCCTGGACACCCTCGTCGCAGAGAAGCGCATCGCCGCGTACGGCGTCAGCGTGGAGACCTGCGACGAGGCGCTCACCGCGATCGCCCGCCCGGGGGTGTCCAGCGTCCAGATCATCCTGAACGCGTTGCGCCACAAGCCGCTGGAGCAGGTGCTGCCGGCCGCCTCGGCCGCCGGGGTGGGCGTCATCGCCCGCGTACCGCTGGCCAGCGGGCTGCTCTCCGGCCGGTACGACGAGCGGACCACCTTCGCCGCCGACGACCACCGCTCCTTCAACCGGCACGGGGAGGCGTTCGACGTCGGCGAGACGTTCTCCGGCGTCGACTACACGCTCGGGCTGGAGGCGGTACGCCGACTCGCCCCGCTGGTCGGCGACGACCGGACGATGGCCCAGTTCGCCCTGCGGTGGGTGCTCGACCAGCACGGGGTCACCGTGGTCATCCCGGGCGCCCGCGACGCGGACCAGGCCCGGGGCAACGCCGTGGTGGCCGGTCAGCGGCCACTGTCGACGGACGAGCAGGCCGCCGTCGCCGCCGTCTACGACGAGCTGATCCGTCCGCAGGTGCACCAGCGATGGTGA
- a CDS encoding adenosine deaminase, which translates to MTDLRTFIAGLPKVELHVHHVGSASPRIVAELAARHEGRTPVPTDPQLLADYFVFRDFAHFVELYLSVVDLVRDQEDVWILTHEVARELARQQVRYAELTVTPYSHVSRGIPAPAFCEAIEDARKRAAADFGIELRWCFDIPGEAGLPAAEETLRIALDERPDGLVSFGLGGPEIGVPRPQFKPYFDQARAAGLHSVPHAGETTGPQTVWDALRELGAERIGHGISAAQDPELLAYLAERQIAMEVCPTSNVRTRAVAVIEEHPLPTLVEAGLLVTINSDDPPMFGTTLDDEYAVAARLLDAGPEQVAALARNAVAASFLDPAGKQRIIAEIDAYLAAARD; encoded by the coding sequence GTGACCGATCTGCGTACCTTCATCGCCGGACTGCCCAAGGTCGAACTGCACGTGCACCACGTCGGTTCCGCCTCGCCCCGGATCGTCGCCGAGCTGGCCGCCCGCCACGAGGGGCGTACGCCGGTCCCCACCGACCCGCAACTGCTCGCCGACTACTTCGTCTTCCGCGACTTCGCGCACTTCGTCGAGCTGTACCTGAGCGTCGTCGACCTGGTTCGCGACCAGGAGGACGTCTGGATCCTCACCCACGAGGTGGCCCGGGAGTTGGCCCGCCAGCAGGTGCGCTACGCCGAGTTGACGGTGACGCCGTACTCGCACGTGAGCCGGGGCATCCCGGCACCGGCGTTCTGCGAGGCGATCGAGGACGCCCGCAAGCGGGCCGCCGCCGACTTCGGCATCGAGCTGCGCTGGTGCTTCGACATCCCCGGCGAGGCGGGCCTGCCGGCCGCCGAGGAGACGCTGCGGATCGCCCTCGACGAGCGCCCGGACGGGCTGGTCAGCTTCGGCCTGGGCGGCCCCGAGATCGGGGTGCCCCGGCCGCAGTTCAAGCCCTACTTCGACCAGGCCCGGGCGGCGGGGCTGCACTCGGTGCCGCACGCGGGGGAGACCACGGGCCCGCAGACCGTCTGGGACGCCCTGCGCGAGCTGGGCGCCGAGCGGATCGGTCACGGCATCTCCGCCGCACAGGACCCGGAACTGCTGGCGTACCTCGCCGAGCGGCAGATCGCCATGGAGGTCTGCCCGACCTCCAACGTCCGGACCCGGGCGGTGGCCGTCATCGAGGAGCACCCGTTGCCGACGCTGGTCGAGGCCGGGCTGCTGGTGACGATCAACTCCGACGACCCGCCGATGTTCGGCACCACCCTCGACGACGAGTACGCGGTGGCCGCCCGACTGCTCGACGCCGGCCCGGAGCAGGTGGCGGCGTTGGCCCGCAACGCGGTGGCCGCCTCGTTCCTCGACCCGGCGGGCAAACAGCGGATCATCGCGGAGATCGACGCCTACCTGGCCGCCGCGCGCGACTGA
- a CDS encoding HAMP domain-containing sensor histidine kinase: MLLALAFLIPLGLTLGGQARDEAIADAARRSALVTGALAVSTQPVLVERAIEASGVDPATRPVVHGLDDVDAGAGRADAGQLDRARAEGRSLVVDVDGGVLRLDPVVLGDRTAVVEVFVSDEALGGSGRWWLLVGVAVALVGAAVLVVDRLAARTVDATRGLVKAARAVSDGDLGVRVEPSGPRELAEAGHAFNRMAERFVAARTEERELVADLSHRLRTPLTVLRLDAEALESDDTSVDAFSQAELDHRRGIRRIRQAIVTLEGEIDVLIKTTRKAVATEAAPAMCDVSEVVRDRMVFWAALAGDQNRPHRVVGAQLRIPAPVPRAELAAALDAVIGNVFRYTPQGTAFEVAVSRRDGYVAIRIDDAGPGIANPDRALRRGTSDQGSTGLGLDIAKRVALQANGSVSIDRARLGGASVVMLLADPEATPRQVSRFGLVGRMAREAREQKGSGRRWPRQRPTDG; the protein is encoded by the coding sequence TGCTGGCACTGGCCTTCCTGATCCCGCTCGGCCTGACCCTGGGCGGCCAGGCCCGCGACGAGGCGATCGCCGACGCGGCCCGGCGCAGCGCGCTGGTCACCGGCGCGCTCGCGGTGAGTACCCAGCCGGTGCTGGTGGAGCGCGCGATCGAGGCGAGCGGCGTCGACCCGGCGACCCGCCCGGTGGTGCACGGTCTCGACGACGTGGACGCCGGGGCCGGACGCGCCGACGCAGGCCAGCTCGACCGGGCCCGCGCCGAGGGACGTTCACTGGTGGTCGACGTCGACGGCGGGGTGCTGCGGCTGGACCCGGTGGTGCTGGGCGACCGGACGGCCGTGGTGGAGGTCTTCGTCTCGGACGAGGCGCTCGGCGGTTCGGGCCGCTGGTGGCTGCTGGTCGGAGTGGCCGTCGCCCTGGTGGGTGCCGCCGTGCTGGTGGTGGACCGGCTCGCCGCCCGTACGGTCGACGCCACCCGGGGGCTGGTCAAGGCGGCCCGCGCGGTCAGCGACGGCGACCTGGGCGTACGCGTGGAGCCGAGCGGCCCGCGCGAGCTGGCCGAGGCCGGGCACGCGTTCAACCGGATGGCGGAGCGGTTCGTCGCGGCCCGCACCGAGGAGCGGGAGCTGGTGGCGGACCTGTCCCACCGGCTGCGGACCCCGCTGACCGTGCTCCGGCTCGACGCGGAGGCGCTGGAGTCCGACGACACCAGCGTGGACGCGTTCAGCCAGGCGGAGCTGGACCACCGACGCGGCATCCGGCGGATCCGGCAGGCGATCGTCACCCTGGAGGGTGAGATCGACGTGCTGATCAAGACCACCCGCAAGGCGGTGGCCACCGAGGCGGCACCGGCGATGTGCGACGTGAGCGAGGTGGTCCGGGACCGGATGGTGTTCTGGGCGGCCCTCGCCGGCGACCAGAACCGCCCGCACCGGGTGGTCGGCGCCCAGTTGCGGATCCCGGCGCCGGTGCCCCGGGCCGAGTTGGCCGCCGCGCTCGACGCGGTGATCGGCAACGTGTTCCGCTACACCCCGCAGGGCACCGCGTTCGAGGTGGCGGTGTCCCGCCGCGACGGGTACGTGGCCATCCGGATCGACGACGCCGGGCCGGGCATCGCCAACCCGGATCGCGCGCTGCGCCGGGGCACCAGCGACCAGGGCTCCACCGGCCTCGGGCTGGACATCGCCAAGCGGGTGGCGTTGCAGGCCAACGGTTCGGTGAGCATCGACCGGGCCCGACTCGGCGGCGCCAGCGTGGTGATGCTGCTCGCCGACCCGGAGGCGACGCCCCGGCAGGTCAGCCGGTTCGGCCTGGTGGGTCGGATGGCGCGGGAGGCGCGGGAGCAGAAGGGCAGCGGCCGGCGCTGGCCGAGGCAACGGCCCACCGACGGCTGA